The nucleotide window CGGAGGGGTCTGAAGTTGGTGAGCGTCCCGTTGTGCGCCACCGCGATTCTCATTCCACAGCACTCCGTCTCAAGGGGCTGGGTCTCGTTGAGCGAGCCCGATGTGGAGTAGCGGACGTGGGCTATGGCGAGGTTTGACTTCAGCTTTGCGAGCTCCTTTCCCCTGAAAATCTCTGTAACGAGACCGAGGCCTGAAACCGTTCTTATCCTGCCCCGCCAGACGCTTATCCCCGCACTCTCCTGTCCGCGGTGCTGGAGGGCGAGCAGGGCGTAGTAGGCCTTCTTTGCGGAGTTCTCTGAGAGTGTTGCAAAGATTCCGCACTTTTCCCGCATCGCCACCACCGATTGCCATTGGAATGTCAATAGCCTTCAAACACTCCGGCCTGGTTTAAATTCTCGTGCTTAAAAACTTTGCCCAGTTTTTAACAATAATAAGGCAAAACAACCCTTAAAAACGAGCAAGTTTTACACAAAAATGGTGATTCCAATGGAGGCTTACGAGGGTAAGGCCAAGAAGATAATCCCGCTCGACGATGGGAAGGCGATAATGGAGTTCAAGGATGATGCCACCGCCTTCGACGGCAAGAAGAAGGCCCGGTTCAAGGGTAAGGGCTGGCTCAACGCCCAGATTAGCGCGGTTCTCTTCAAGGTTCTTGAGGAGAACGGAATCAAGACCCACTTCATAGGCGTTGCCGGCGACAACAGGCTCATCGTTGAGAGGCTCAGGATGTATCCCCTCGAGGTTGTCGTCAGGAACGTCGTTGCAGGAAGTTTGAAGAAGCGCCTCCCACTCGAGGAAGGAACCGAACTTCCGGAGCCGATAGTTGAGCTCTACTACAAGGACGACGGCCTCGGCGACCCGATGATTAACCGCTACCACGCCAAGGTTCTGGGCATAGGTGAGGACGAGGTTCGGGAGATGGAGAGGATTGCCCTCAGGGTCAACGAGGTTCTCAGGAAGTACTTCGCCGAGCGCGGGATAATTCTTGTTGACTTCAAGCTCGAGTTCGGAAAGAACAAGAGGGGCGAGATAGTCCTCGGGGACGAGATTAGCCCCGACACATGCCGCTTCTGGGACGCCGAAACGAGGGAGAGCCTCGACAAGGACGTCTTCCGCTTTGACAGGGGCGACCTGATTTCAGCCTACGAGAGGCTCTACGAGAGGCTCACGGGCGAAACTCCGAGTCGTATGTGATTAGCACCGTGTAGCAGCCCTTCTCGTCCTCATCTATTTCTA belongs to Thermococcus sp. AM4 and includes:
- the purC gene encoding phosphoribosylaminoimidazolesuccinocarboxamide synthase, with the translated sequence MEAYEGKAKKIIPLDDGKAIMEFKDDATAFDGKKKARFKGKGWLNAQISAVLFKVLEENGIKTHFIGVAGDNRLIVERLRMYPLEVVVRNVVAGSLKKRLPLEEGTELPEPIVELYYKDDGLGDPMINRYHAKVLGIGEDEVREMERIALRVNEVLRKYFAERGIILVDFKLEFGKNKRGEIVLGDEISPDTCRFWDAETRESLDKDVFRFDRGDLISAYERLYERLTGETPSRM